DNA sequence from the Orcinus orca chromosome 2, mOrcOrc1.1, whole genome shotgun sequence genome:
CTCCTGATTACCTTGCCACACCAATGATGGGATTTGGGAATTAGTTTGGGGCCTCCTACTCTGTATTCGATTGAACTACAGAGATTTAATTTCACCGGtgttaaaaaaggaaagacagagtAACAGCCATTAAATTAAGCTCGTGCGCTTTTGCCAAGACCACTCCACCCCCACCAGACCTCAGGGATTTACTTCCTTCTCTAGTGCCCAAAGAGATTACCACTCTACTAGATTTTCTAAACTGAAATGGAACAGCCATTCTTATCTCGGGGATTTCACTAGGTGCTGATGAGCACAGAGCAAAATCCCAGGAAGGCACTGGCTCTTCCAGGTGCACTAGAGGCAATGTGCGCGGGGTTGCCTAATAATATCCTCCCTAAACTGTGTGTTTACCAGCAGTTCGTGGGCTGCTCTATTTCTGATCCTTTCCAggacttttttcttcctctttcgcTGTTCTCTTGGCTACTGCTCGATGGTTTGCTTTGCAGTCCTGTCATTTCACAAAATCCTACTTCTGGAAAAGGATTAGCAAAATTACACAGTGTTGCTGCTACTTAACATTCAGGAAATGCAGCATCCACACACAAGTTACCAATCATACTTACCAGATGGTAACTGTATCTTTTCACCAGAAAGGGAGCTGCAAACATTGAAACTCATCACCAACACATTTAAATTCACATCCATTTTCAATTTGACATCCTTAATGAGTTGGTATAATGAAAATCAGTATTTTATCCCTATATTGTTAACTATTTGTAACAATAATGCTACAATAATGCagacttgatattttaaaaattgtcatgaaaCAAAATCTCACAACCTACAATTCTAATATACTCtgtatctaaatatattttttcagtacTTCAGAGTTTTATATTCAGAATGGGCTAATGGAAATGGCACATGGcaggaagaataaaaatcttGCAGCTGATGATGGTGTCTATATACTTTTTTAGCACCACTGCTTAAGCTTAGTGGTTACTTTTTGATCAACTATCTCCCTGAAAAAACTTTAAGATCAACTAGTTCTCTCTTATTGGACTTGTGTTAGGAGGCAACTGAAGCCCATGGGGGTGGAGTAAGTTTCTGATGTGATAACAGCAGAGCCAGAGAGCCTTGCCTCCCGAGTCCCCGGTCTAGATTTCAGTCCACCTAACACTCCCGAAAGAACTCTGAGTTTTGGCCTTAGCTGGTTGTCAATAAATTAAATGGCAACCCTGGCTAGTTTGGTTTCTGTGTACTTAATGAGTGAAGAATGGTTGCtaatgggctgaattgtgtcccaccCAAAAtccatgttgaagtcctaaccactaggacCTCAgattgtgactgtatttggagagaagacctttaaagaggtaattaaggtaaaatgaggtttCTGAATTAATGGGCCCTGATTCAATACGACTGGTTAGGACACAGACAacacacagagggatgaccatgtgtgagaacacagcaagaaggcagcatcTGCATGCCAAGGAAAGAGGccacagaagaaatcaaccctggTGACACCTTGAGTTTGGACTTCTACCCTCCAGAATtgcgagaaaataaatttccactATTTAAGGCACACagtctgtggctttttttttttttttaatggcaaccCTAGCAAATACAGTGGTccagactgaaagaaaatgtaGAACTCACATTATACTTTTCTTTATAACAGAGACACTATGTTATTAAGTAGGGCTCATTTATCCTAAGGATACAGTGGAATCTCATGGAACCAGAGTGGAATGCCGATGGCCTCAGAAATGCATtggagggactcccctggtggcgcagtggttaagaatccacctgccaatgcaggggacacgggtttgagccctggtcctggaagatctcacatgccgcggagcaactaagcctgtgcgccacaactactgagcctgcactctagagcccgcgagccacaactactgaagcctgcacgcctagagcccgtgttccacaacaagagaagccactgcaacgagaagcccatgcactacaacgaagagtagcccccactcgccacaactagagaaagcccgcgtgcagcaacaaagacccaacacagccaaaaataaataaaaataaaataaattaaaaaataaaaataaaaaagccctgTGGAGACAAAGGAGGCGTTCTCAGGAAAGTAGAGCTCACCAGACTATGGAATAAGTCCTGTGCAGCATGGAGGGTCTGTCTCCTCTCAAGGGCAATGGGGAGGCAAATATGTGATGCTCAGTGTGCTAAAGCAGAATGGCCGATGTATTAACAGTTTGGCTACAGAGAGCAAAATTAAGGCAAGAGCAGTGCAAGGCCTCATTCAGACCAAGGACTGCTTGCAATCTTATGGCTGTTTCCCAActgaggatgagagagagaagagatgacGACAATGTTGATTAGCAGCCTGTCAACGTATGTGCACCCATCAGGTAGAAAAAGTTGATTGGTGATCAACTGGAATTCCATTATAGAAATGGTGCAGAATGtttataatctaaaaaataatgtgcAATGAAACATAACAGGAAGCCAGACTAGTCTCTGGTTTCATACATATTAGGGAGCCTAAATCATTACTTTCTGAGAGGAAGAGGGGGGGAGATTAAATAATGCTTTTTGTTCTGGAGAAGAGGTCATGTATGGGAAAAACAGCAAGAACAAACTTTCAAATAAATCGGAATCAGACAAAAGTGATTACCAGCCTGAATTAGCATGGGAAAGGGCATCCTCACAACTGTCACAGCACCTTGCTTTTGCTCACGTtaccccttcttcttcttccaccTGGTACCCAGGCCTGAAGCCCCTGCTTAGGCTATCTCCTCTGTAACACCTACCCTGACTGACCACACaatttggcattttatttttctgaaactgTTTTGTGGACATTGTGTTCCCCCTATAGACTAAACCTCCTTAGGATGAAGGCCTGTATGATATTCCCCACTTTGTCTTAAAGGGCCTGACACACCTTTAATGAACATTTGTTGCCTGACTAGTTGTCACCAGCTGAACAGAAAATGGTCAGAAATATGCTTGCTGGGCTCAAGTAATCTTAGAATAatcacagaagaaagagaaacatccaGGTATGTTCCTTTTaagataaaaactttattttacaaTTATATAAAGCTGCTTTACATTAAGCACAAACAATCCATTTACTTTGTATAGAAACAAAATACCTTTTCATCTGCAAAAAATCAAGTTTTGCTGTATATAAAACTAACATGTGCACATTGTGCTTAAACTGCAAAGTCTGTACAGCTTTACAAAGGACTACCCTTCAGAAGGGCATCCAGTAAACACTTTATTGCATATTTAACACATGGTCTATAACCCACATGTACAATGgaggagaaacaagaaaaacaattaaaaggaGGATGAAAATAGCAGCTTTCAGTGAAAGTTTGCACACCGACAAAGAAAAAGGTCTGCCACATCTGTAGAGTTGTGCTTGTGTGTCATTTTTGTATTTCCTCACATACACTGGATGGTTTTTGGATGAAGCCTTTATGTACAATAACTCTGAAAGGGTCAAACCTGACCTTCATCTGGAAACTTTTGGCTGGTTTTATAACTGAAGTGGCAATAGGTTTAATTTAATATCAAAGCTAACTCAAGGTAAGTGTGAACAACTAATATCCATATTCTTGGAgcgaagaaaaatttaaagaaataaaacaaaactttaaaataccTTCCCCATTCTCGCAAAGCTCAgactaaataaacattttgcatGATTTAAAATCCTAGAAAACTCCACAGGTGCTTAGGAAGAAAAATGTGATGGATGGTGTTGGGCAGTGTTTCTCCACATATATCCCCCGGTTCActtgcatcagaattacctgaacactttttaaaaatgcagattatcaTGCTTCACAGGCAGATTTACTGAATATCTGGAATCTGTATTTCagtaagctcccaggtgattctgaggcatTAGTTTGAGATGCACCGGTTTGTACGGACAGTGCTGCTACAGGGTCAACTCACCCTCTTCGAAAATTCTGGGATCACAGGAAAAATCGAGTTGCTGTCGCAACGTGGAAGGCAGTGTGAAACCAACAGCAATGAAATAGCAATGCCATTTCTAGatcaaaatgtctttcttttttcagtgGAAAAAGACAGCCACATTGTTAAGGCACTGATATTTGTCACAGaagcagtaccatactgttttcattgaTTCCCTCAATCTGAAGTACCAGTATGCAAACACAAGGCAGAAGTCTGGACTGCTCTAAATAATAACACATACGATGGAGTAAAAACGATTTCCAGATTGGAGAAGGTTTATTTTTGAgccctgaaataaaaaaaaagaaggagtcCAGATATTCTTGTTGAGACATCTAATGTATAAGAACTACAAAGGTCAACATCTAGGGGGAAACCTAATGACCCACAACTGTTTTGTTGTGGGCAAAATCGACTTGTGGTcacataaattaggagtttaaaCTTACTTTTCCATGGCCAGTTTAATATTGTCTTCAGTTGTAGATCTTCGTTCCTGCCCCCCTTGCCACTGAAACATATATTTCGTACATAGGTATGCATGTATTGTCTGGTTTCTAAGTGGTGTTGGTAGGCTGAGTTCAATCAAGATGTAGTGTGCAGGCAGGTGCCCACCTGGCTCTTGATGTGCATTTCATACAGGTCACACACACACTGCACGGTGTGTGTCAGACTCAGTCCCCTGAAAATATGGGGTCTCATATTTCCATTCTGTATAAGTTATTGTATTGATTTAGTGTATTGTCATACACTAAAACAAAGACAGCAAAATCAGCCTCCCTCAGTTCTGACCTATGGTCTGAAGTCTTATAGCAGACACTACCCAGGGTATGAGGGCTATGATACCTATTTATGTGAGgtataaaaccaaaataaaggtCTGATTACACACGTACAGCTAGTGCAGTAGCATCACTTTTACCCAATAGctgaaataatttaaagttaaaattgcaaaggaaaaacACTGATGCACAAAAGGCAATAGTTTGGAAAGTTGTCGACCAAGGATGatctaagtagaaaaaaaaaaaactgctataAACCTTATAATATCTGACCTAGTAATTttctttaaaggggaaaaaaaatcttaaaaagacaGTGGTAGTGGACTTATCAAAATTACTACCTCCTCCCCAAATTTaggtttataataaaaattcCCAAATGCCCCCCCTGCCAACATAGAAAAAACTCTCTAGCATAGtctgaaatgaaatacaaaattcTAGATAGTGACAaaaagaaaccaccacaatggGGGTAAAGGAGGGATAGAATGATTATCAAACCTTTACTGATTGTAGATCAAGTTTCATAAAACAGATaacatttctgtaatttcttGTGCAGTCAACAAGTTTCATCTTAGTTGTGCTTACATTATATAACTGTGAAGCCTGAACACtggttgtgtttttaatttacacgtttcaagaaaaccataaattcaaaatattctctATATATAACAAATTGAACAAATGCAGCAAATGCTCATTCACTCCCaagaaattaatatatagaaaagaaACACCATTTTTAAAGTTGCACACAGTCCACTATTCAGGCTACAAGTACATATTTACTGTATTAcagcacattatttttttaaagtctgctttcaacataaacataaataaccacattttaaaagagcCCCATACTAAGCTTGCAGGCAAGTGCTGGACAGTTGGACAGTAAGAGCTACTTACCATTGTCTTTCCCAAACCGAGAGGACTGGACTATCTGTGGAACTATCTGTATAGAGTGATAAGCAAGGCCAAGTTAAACATTTTCATTCACCCGTTGACTAAACACTTTTCTGCTCTAAATGCCACCTACATTTCTAAACACCCAACTCATGGTATGCAATTATCTCAGAAGACTGGTTTTAAGGATCATTTATCACTTTGATGTAATCCACAAAAACCTAGTATACAACCTTTTAAAATGTGCCTATGCTCTGCTGACAGACAGCCCGTAGTTTTTGTGTACAGCAGAGGCTGAAATATGATTTTGGTTCTGAGCTCTAGTTGTGCTTTGCCCTGCTGCCTTTAAGGTAGCTTTTCCACCTCTTGACAAATTCTTTGAAGATTGGGGACTCATCAATGGTGCTGAGTAGCTGCAGTTGATTGATGTGGGTGGTGTGATAGTCCCAGCGGGCCAGGTTGGGGGCAATGCCAAGCATGAAGTGCCGGAGGTCATAGATGGTTCCTGAGCCAGTGTCGTACAAGGGGAGCATGGCTTTAAGGGATTCCATGCCACGCTCATACAAGGACCTCGCTTCTTTCCCGAGTTTTTCCCCTGCAGTTTCTTTTAAGTCATACAGCCCAATTAAAGAATACATAAAgccatttaaaacaaaagagcTAGGTGTGGTTGGATATTCTTCATACCAGTCATGTTTATTCATAAACACAGCTTTAACTCCATGCTGCTCTGATAGAAATTTGTAAGGGGCTGTTGCCCTTAAAGCTGAATTGAGGAATATACTGTCTTTTGTTAAGAGATAGGCCCTGACTAATGTAGAAATGGCTTGCCCTTGGGCCATGGCAGAGTACCACCCTGGCTCTAAAGACTTGAACCCTTCCCCTAACTTACGGGTCACCATAATTGGCCAGCCACCTTTCTCATCCTGGTTTCTCACCAACCAATCACTGGCAGCAAAGAATGCGGCCATGTGGGCTGTGGTAGAGATGGTAATGTTGTCGAGGAAGCCTTTCCCTTTTGCAATCAGCCTAACTACTTTCTTGGGCATTATTTTGGTTGGCTTGACAGCTTTTGTGTTGGAAAGACCCACTCCTTTCCGGAGGTCAGTGACCAGGTCCCTGGTAACCGTGCTCCATGAAGTTCTGGGCCCAATGCCATAGTATATGTCTCTTTCTTTAAAAGCAATTAGCTGGGTATTTGAGACATAATGTACAGTGAAGAGCTGATTCTTTTCTGTGGTCTCCAGAACCACAGACACACTTCCGTTTGTTAAGAACTTGAggtcaaatgaaataataaaatcttttGTGTTCCCCAGTTGCAAGGATACACCATCACTGGTTTCTGTAGggggaaaatataccaaaaaagacTGGTTAGAATAGAAGCTCTTTGTATTTAAAAGTTACTTGCCATTCATCCTTGACAATCACTGACCATACAAAATTAATCCTTCAATATTTTatgtcagattttaaaaaatattttaatttttactaagtTAACCATAAACAGATGACAATTGTAGAGTCCGTGATGGCTTGTGAGCACCAGGGCAAAGCTCTTACCTTCTGGCCTGTCTAGTTTACATTAGAGGGGTTAATGGCCTTAGCAGATAGCTAAGGTACTGTGGTCAAACTGCCTTTTCTAGATCAAATACTGGCTGACCAATAATCAATGACTGTCTAGTATACCCattctacaaaaagaaaaagtatagccAAAAGCTGGCTCAGCACATAATATTACAAGAAAGAGCCTAGAAGAGAAGAATGGTTAGAcgtgaattaaaaaaacaaatttttttttttgggctgtgctgCGCAGCTTGTGCGATCTCAGCTCACCAACCAGGAATAGAATCTGGGTCACCCgctgtggaagcatggagtcctaaccactggaccaccagggaattccctaaaaaatttttatttacttaatatttagtAAGTATTTActatgttctaagtgctttacacatattaactcatttagtcagTATAACACTTAAGAGTAGTGCTATTATTACTCTCACTTTATGAATGATGAACACAGAcacagaagttaagtaacttgcctaaggtacAAAGAGTTGAACACAGGTTGTCTAGTCTGGCTGTAGAATACATGCTCTGAATCACCAATCGATGTTGAAAATGATAGGTTTGTTTTCAGATATTCATTGGAATTGTGAATAAATTCTGGAAATTAAGCAATCGGCTCATGTAGTCAACAAAAAGTGAGGAATACGGGGGAGGCTCTggagttaaaacaaacaaactttgtgTGGATTCTCacttcaccacttactagctttgaGATGGTCAACAAGGTACAcctatttgagggcttccctggtggcgcagtggttgagagtccgcctgccgatgcaggggacatgggttcgtgccccggtccgggaagatcccacatgccgcggagcggctaggcccgtgagccaaggccgctgagcctgcgcgtctggagcctgtgttccgcaacgggagaggcccgcgtaccgcaaaaaaaaaaaaaaaaaaaaagatacacctatttgagcctcagtttcttcacgtGTTAAGTAGAAATAATATTACTTTGTAAGGtaactgtgaggattaaaaaaaaggatagtGGCTTGGAACATAgtataaaatgatgataatgatgattttGAAGCCAATGGTTTCAGAGGCTGATAAAATAGCAGAGCTGTTTTATTTGGCAAATCGTCAAATAGGAAATTTCTCTTGCATGTCTACAGTACGATGATGCCTGACTCTCAGAAAGTTGACTTCTACCAAGAAAAGAAACTGAGCATATTAAAACCAAACAGTAGCagcagcaggaagaagaggaagaggaagaagaagaaagagaggaagaaaaacaacaaaaatatatgtagtaCAAATTTTATAACATTAAAGGTAAATGTGAATATCTTGGTCTATACAGAgcttaaatctttttaaaatttaattaattaagtaattaactttggctgtgttggccttcgttgctgcacgtgggctttctctagttgcggtgagcgggggctactcttcgttgcggtgcgtgggcttttttttttcactgcagtggcttctcttgttgtggagcacggactctaggcgcgtgggcttcagtaattgcggcacgtgggctcagtagttgtggcgcatgggcttagttgctcagtggtatgtgggatattcccggaacagggttcgaacctgtgtcccctgcattggcaggcggtttcttaaccactgcgccaccagggaagtccccagagcttaaatcttaaaaacacattcacatgtattatctcatttgatccttacaatAATCTTCTGACGTTGGTAGAGCAGGAATTACTgcttccattttagagatgaagataTGGAGGCTTTGCAAGGGTAAAAGGTTTGCCCAAAGCCAAATGCTAACTAGTGGTAGAGCAGGGACTAGAAACCAGGGTTCCTGGGTCTAAGCTCAAAgactgtgaaaaagaaatgatattggaAATACCATCCTCATGAGAATAACCAGTGGAAGAATTATTTCTCTTAAACATAGCTACAGAATCAGATCTACTTTAAGGCATCCTTGAGGAAATCTTGGGTGCTCCTTATTGGAGCAATGATTGGGAATGTGAACTGATGATAGTGTATACAGTGTGATTAGCTTGGACAGTATTATCACCATGTTGAGCTGATCATTTAACTCTTCCAACACTGGACTCTACCAGTGTGGATATAATTGACCCAAGGCTCTTAAGTACTTCATTTGATGGAATAAACAATTATGGAAGTTGTACTGAGAATGAGAACATCTTGCTAGATGTATGAtgctttgactttttaaaaagtgatgtcaGAAGTATATTTCTAACACAGTAAAAATCCATTTTATCTGGGGAAATGTCAACATGCAACCTCTCTCTTAGCTGGCATTTTCCTGTATCGATAGTCAATGGAATCTGATGCTCAGTACAACATACTTGATGTTTCAGGATGTTTCGCAGGATTCTGAATTGACTTATGAATTACtcaagattaaattaaattatactcAGCAGAGGCTATCTTGAGtgctacttatttttttattcttatggtAATGCCTTATTAATCAGACAACACTTAACTATGGCATCCATTCTCACCACCATCTTCAGAAGTCCAAATGGGAGAAAGTTGaagaattatattttcttctcagaattccattctaattttcaCTTTATGTATACAAATCTAATGAAATGATATAGTTCGATCAATCACCTTATGTTTCAATATAACAGATTATGTAGTTCAAAGAACTCAGTAATGAATGATGTCATTTAACACCACCAGAGGGGGTTATTGAGCCACAGAGGAGAAGTGACAAAGAAGTCACAATCCCCAATTTAAATCAATCCACAATCATATGAGACAAGTCTTTTAATTCCTATCTTACAGgtgtacagagaggttaaatatccTGTCTACGTCACTCAGAAGGGTCTGAATGGTAGCAACTGGGACATGACTGTGGTTATGGAACCACTTTGGAAATATACCAGGCAAGATTTTGAGCTCTACTGGAGAGTCCTAAGCTATCTGGAGACCTGTGCTTTAAATCTACTaatagacaggaataaagacacagacctactagagaagggacttgaggatatagggagggggaagagtaagctgtgacaaagtgagagagtggcatggacatatatacactaccaaacgtaaaatagatagctagtgggaagcagccgcatagcacagggagatcagctgggtgctttgtgaccacctagaggggtgggatagggagggtgggagggaggtagacgcaagagggaagagatatgggaacatatgtatatgtataactgattcactttgttataaagcagaaactaacacaccattgtaaagcaattatactccaataaagctgtaaaaaaaaaaaaatctactaataGAAAGTTTCGAGCTTCCTGTCGCTTGAAATTCATGACTCCTCTCTCTGACCGGTTATTCCCAGGAGTCACTATAAGTGTCTATTTTTGgtatatgtggtacatataaatgTACTTTAGGCAACAAAGGGTGATAAACATTTAAGAATAGTCTTTAAATCAATGTTTTCACACATAACATGAACTGTTATTAATCAACAGGTTTACTATGTGGAGTGAGAAGAGGCCTTAATCAGAACCTCAAGGAACAGAGAGACAAGGGTCAGGCAGAAGAGAAGTTCATAAGAAGCCTCAGAAGGAATGGCTACACAGAGAGGAGAAAGTGAGGTCATGGAAATGAAGTGAAGAGAGTGCTTGGGAAAGGGAAAGCTAATTTAATAAAGCAGGACAGGTATAAAGTTTTAAttcattcaattttaaaattaggtagaaggaaaaaaaacattcttcaacaaacaaaacaataaaaaatacgcTGCAGACCCATGTTATGGTTTTTCCCTCTAGATAATCTTATTtcctttcagggaaaaaaattcaaggccaaaaaggaaaaaaaccaacagCATGTAGCCTCTGGTCTTCCAGAGCCTTACTTTGCTTAGGCCTACGCTTTTATGCACAAGTTCCAATTTCTTCTCATCAGTGATTCTCTGAATTTATCTCCCAAGAAGACTACATCATCTAAAAAGCCTCATTTCCCATTCCTACATTTCAATAAACGCCTCAcctttttgatttccttcttCTGCTCTGAGCAACAACTCCAACTAACTCTCCCTCATATACTTGTATCAAACGCAACTCCAGACACATCCAAGATATCAAAACAAGCACCA
Encoded proteins:
- the GLCE gene encoding D-glucuronyl C5-epimerase, whose amino-acid sequence is MRCLAARVNYKTLIVICALFTLVTVLLWNKCSSDKAIQFPRHSSSGFRVDALEKRAAASESNNYVNHMAKHSEEAFPQEQQKAPPVVGGFNSNGGSKVLGLKYEEIDCLINDEHTIKGRREGNEVFLPFTWVEKYFDVYGKVVQYDGYDRFEFSHSYSKVYAQRAPYHPDGVFMSFEGYNVEVRDRVKCISGVEGVPLSTQWGPQGYFYPIQIAQYGLSHYSKNLTEKPPHIEVYETAEDRDKNSKPNDWTVPKGCFMASVADKSRFTNVKQFTAPETSDGVSLQLGNTKDFIISFDLKFLTNGSVSVVLETTEKNQLFTVHYVSNTQLIAFKERDIYYGIGPRTSWSTVTRDLVTDLRKGVGLSNTKAVKPTKIMPKKVVRLIAKGKGFLDNITISTTAHMAAFFAASDWLVRNQDEKGGWPIMVTRKLGEGFKSLEPGWYSAMAQGQAISTLVRAYLLTKDSIFLNSALRATAPYKFLSEQHGVKAVFMNKHDWYEEYPTTPSSFVLNGFMYSLIGLYDLKETAGEKLGKEARSLYERGMESLKAMLPLYDTGSGTIYDLRHFMLGIAPNLARWDYHTTHINQLQLLSTIDESPIFKEFVKRWKSYLKGSRAKHN